In Paenibacillus sp. 1781tsa1, one DNA window encodes the following:
- a CDS encoding tubulin-like doman-containing protein — translation MKPIVREHIQQLDVSLGGGIVSEKIRVDTIDNPILIIGLGGTGIDALLRLKYQINRRFKLPQDPVSKKKMDKPDNVEFLAFETNEQDRAKKYKGIGLDPINEFVLLSNAEIGGLLQNRSVLEPYITDWLSPELSITDGMNGAAGVRQAGRLLLFTKINQVVQAIDKKIKTLSVGTNKKLMVFLLTGLSGGTGSGCFLDISYIVRGIIERDHGSAGIDRVNTLGYLFTPDVNLSNKSLSEHTREYIRKNGYAALKELDYWMNVDSRGERFTQKYGNILTVNSPLPPFNLCHLISATNTEGKLLENAYDYCMNVTAENITNFMASEEKQSGEEFAIHDYISNIRTNIAQMNKVYPANYDYNIIGASSAVLPIEEMTTYLAYRMFDKMNTMFSKAPNQEDTEKFARKLGIDLESVVKSFEARVPEPLPGYQNSERLSYGNVVKSQVVNMDTELEQNFLARAREEYIKAKKQLPGEIAGQFTEQIRRMFLHPEQGPFYVSRLIYTEKGFCVLKMIQSYIETLRENAFRIPRDIEAAQEQSEEKLGDAKSAFVSKEKKKNAYIEAKIHEYWLHADVERNDQMIEFYEDLYELLNQENSRIYNVFTETLNALSSIFAKNGDLLTRGEEQADHKGNKTYYWNVVSVPDIVSVVDGLLDKRDTDDLIRDFSRELLENSSQWVKENEIDIVSSISDFLSEKFGDLITRSMEDFLVIKYGQDESVEKFVERFIAGKLDDEAVPVFNLSNSTGSLHFPSWGFVSVPAQAPGILKGIRNYQNNAVGKSHFTVKESEVRNRIFWLNTRNGVPLFVYTPLKVYEESYERTILDKEGIGRHLVQTEKNNWTYLPSPIPEKSWGDVYENARVKQYNARVRNEFEQALGYNIVTAKSIDENTSNRYAIVTTEAFDLSAKLGAYDMRLTSTTPNLGEVKRAVIELKRLQSEGLPRVGVKDIFGSINEDMAKENLVRSPQLIARVREELAKMNAISAKVAELEGILAQYQDEEQWYDRFIEALYTDTIVKKGALYVYDRDPEEDAWEPFANLMKSRNFAEYEVFGNFRGLAEKDRSTLLRKASRRDNDLTASEDITPLLTKLDDLAALFMESRDRLEYERVELANGEDIYQFYRTMSSKLNDIRRRLK, via the coding sequence ATGAAACCGATTGTTAGAGAACATATTCAGCAACTGGATGTATCACTTGGCGGAGGCATTGTCAGTGAGAAGATCAGAGTTGATACCATTGATAACCCCATTCTGATTATTGGTCTGGGAGGAACGGGAATTGATGCACTGCTGCGACTGAAATATCAGATCAACCGTCGTTTCAAGCTGCCTCAGGACCCGGTATCCAAGAAAAAAATGGACAAGCCGGACAATGTGGAATTTCTGGCTTTTGAGACAAACGAACAGGATCGCGCCAAAAAGTATAAAGGAATCGGACTTGATCCGATCAATGAATTCGTATTGCTCTCCAATGCCGAGATTGGCGGACTGCTACAGAACCGCAGCGTGCTGGAGCCGTACATCACGGACTGGCTGTCTCCCGAACTGAGCATCACGGACGGCATGAATGGCGCTGCAGGTGTGCGTCAGGCTGGACGTCTACTCTTGTTCACCAAGATTAATCAGGTTGTTCAGGCCATCGACAAAAAGATCAAAACCTTGTCCGTAGGCACCAACAAAAAACTGATGGTGTTCCTGCTGACAGGTCTGTCCGGCGGTACAGGCAGCGGCTGTTTCCTCGATATTTCCTATATCGTGCGCGGCATTATCGAACGGGATCACGGCTCTGCGGGGATTGACCGCGTGAATACGCTGGGCTACCTGTTCACGCCAGACGTGAACCTGTCCAACAAAAGCTTGAGCGAACACACACGCGAATACATTCGCAAGAACGGATATGCGGCACTCAAAGAGCTGGATTATTGGATGAACGTGGACAGCCGCGGTGAGCGGTTTACACAGAAGTACGGCAATATTTTAACGGTTAACTCACCACTGCCACCATTTAACCTGTGTCACCTGATCTCAGCGACGAATACCGAGGGGAAATTGCTGGAGAACGCCTACGATTACTGCATGAACGTCACTGCCGAGAACATTACCAACTTCATGGCAAGTGAGGAGAAGCAGTCGGGTGAGGAGTTCGCGATCCATGACTATATCAGCAACATCCGGACTAACATTGCACAGATGAACAAGGTGTACCCGGCTAACTATGATTACAACATCATCGGTGCGTCTTCGGCTGTACTGCCGATTGAAGAGATGACCACCTATCTGGCGTATCGCATGTTCGACAAAATGAACACCATGTTCTCCAAAGCACCGAATCAGGAGGATACCGAGAAGTTTGCCCGCAAGCTGGGCATTGATCTCGAAAGTGTGGTCAAGTCCTTTGAAGCCCGTGTGCCTGAGCCGCTGCCTGGTTATCAGAACAGTGAGCGTTTATCCTATGGCAACGTGGTGAAATCACAGGTTGTGAATATGGATACCGAACTGGAGCAGAACTTCCTGGCGCGTGCTCGTGAAGAATATATCAAGGCGAAGAAACAGCTGCCTGGTGAGATTGCGGGTCAGTTCACCGAACAGATCCGGCGTATGTTTTTGCATCCCGAACAAGGTCCGTTCTATGTCTCCCGTCTAATTTATACGGAAAAAGGTTTCTGTGTACTGAAGATGATTCAGTCGTACATCGAAACCCTGCGTGAGAATGCCTTCCGCATTCCGCGTGATATTGAAGCGGCTCAGGAGCAGTCCGAAGAGAAACTGGGCGATGCGAAGAGTGCTTTTGTCTCCAAAGAGAAGAAAAAGAATGCTTATATTGAAGCAAAAATTCATGAGTACTGGCTGCACGCCGACGTGGAACGCAACGATCAGATGATCGAGTTCTATGAAGATCTGTATGAGTTGCTGAATCAGGAAAACAGCCGCATTTATAACGTATTTACCGAGACGCTGAACGCCCTTAGCTCCATATTTGCCAAGAATGGTGATCTGCTGACACGCGGCGAAGAACAAGCCGATCACAAAGGCAACAAGACATATTACTGGAACGTCGTAAGTGTACCGGATATCGTCAGTGTGGTGGACGGGCTGTTGGATAAGCGTGATACAGATGATCTGATCCGCGACTTCTCCCGTGAATTGCTGGAAAATTCCAGCCAATGGGTGAAAGAAAACGAGATTGATATCGTCAGTTCCATCTCCGACTTCCTGAGTGAGAAATTCGGCGATCTGATTACTCGTTCCATGGAAGATTTCCTGGTAATCAAATACGGTCAGGATGAGTCGGTCGAGAAATTCGTGGAACGTTTTATTGCCGGCAAGCTGGATGATGAGGCCGTTCCAGTGTTCAATCTGAGCAACAGTACGGGCAGTCTGCATTTCCCTTCATGGGGATTTGTATCGGTACCGGCACAGGCGCCTGGCATTCTGAAAGGGATACGTAATTATCAGAACAATGCCGTGGGCAAATCTCATTTTACCGTTAAGGAAAGTGAAGTGCGTAACCGGATATTCTGGCTGAATACCCGCAACGGGGTACCTCTCTTTGTGTATACACCGCTCAAAGTATATGAGGAAAGTTATGAACGTACCATCCTGGACAAAGAAGGCATTGGTCGTCACTTGGTGCAAACGGAGAAAAACAACTGGACCTATCTGCCGTCTCCGATTCCGGAGAAATCATGGGGAGATGTGTACGAGAACGCCCGCGTGAAGCAGTATAACGCCCGTGTGCGTAACGAGTTCGAGCAGGCGCTCGGATACAACATCGTGACAGCCAAATCCATTGATGAGAATACAAGCAACCGGTATGCGATTGTGACAACAGAAGCATTTGACTTGTCCGCCAAACTGGGAGCCTACGACATGCGTCTGACGTCCACCACGCCGAACCTCGGCGAAGTGAAGCGGGCTGTGATTGAACTGAAACGTCTGCAATCCGAAGGGTTGCCGCGTGTAGGCGTTAAGGATATTTTCGGCAGTATTAATGAAGATATGGCCAAAGAAAACCTGGTACGCTCTCCGCAGCTGATCGCACGCGTACGTGAGGAACTGGCGAAGATGAATGCCATCTCGGCCAAGGTCGCCGAACTCGAAGGCATTCTTGCCCAGTACCAAGACGAAGAGCAGTGGTATGACCGCTTCATCGAAGCGTTATATACCGACACTATCGTCAAAAAAGGTGCGCTCTACGTCTATGACCGTGACCCGGAAGAAGACGCATGGGAGCCATTCGCGAACTTGATGAAGAGCCGCAATTTTGCCGAGTATGAAGTGTTTGGCAACTTCCGCGGTCTGGCGGAGAAGGATCGCAGTACACTGCTGCGTAAAGCCTCCCGTCGGGATAATGATCTGACGGCTTCAGAAGATATCACCCCACTGCTGACAAAGCTGGATGATCTGGCTGCGCTGTTCATGGAATCGCGTGATCGCCTCGAATATGAGCGGGTAGAATTGGCTAACGGAGAAGACATCTATCAGTTCTACAGAACAATGTCGTCCAAGCTGAACGACATTCGCAGAAGGCTGAAGTAA
- a CDS encoding ABC transporter ATP-binding protein translates to MFRLETTKLDIAYEERLIVEDLNIQIPQGKITALVGANGSGKSTILKTMARIMSPKAGNVLLDGKSIHKQSTREVAKQLAILPQNPTAPEGLTVTELVSYGRFPYQKGFGSMRAEDKRMIEWAIEVTGMTEFHDRPIDQLSGGQRQRAWIAMALAQETDILFLDEPTTFLDMAHQLEVLQLLEQLNATANRTIVMVVHDLNHASRYAHHMIGIKKGKAIAHGSPVEVMNSDVLREVFNIEADIVIDPRSGVPLCLPYALAGERQQPKQPEQMVMNSAMVHAGGRTEQRVQATGS, encoded by the coding sequence ATGTTTCGTCTGGAGACGACCAAGCTGGATATCGCTTATGAGGAAAGACTAATTGTAGAGGATCTGAATATTCAGATTCCCCAAGGAAAAATTACAGCACTTGTTGGAGCCAATGGATCAGGGAAGTCAACCATCCTGAAAACGATGGCACGTATTATGTCACCAAAAGCAGGTAATGTATTACTCGACGGGAAGTCCATCCATAAACAATCCACGCGTGAAGTTGCCAAGCAACTTGCGATTTTGCCACAGAATCCAACCGCTCCTGAAGGACTTACCGTTACTGAACTGGTATCGTATGGTCGCTTTCCTTATCAAAAAGGATTTGGCTCCATGCGGGCGGAAGACAAACGTATGATTGAATGGGCGATTGAAGTGACAGGCATGACAGAATTCCACGATCGTCCGATTGATCAACTGTCCGGTGGACAGCGTCAGCGTGCCTGGATTGCCATGGCACTTGCTCAAGAGACGGATATCCTCTTCCTGGACGAGCCTACAACGTTCCTGGATATGGCTCACCAGCTTGAAGTACTGCAACTGCTTGAGCAGCTGAATGCCACAGCTAACCGTACCATTGTTATGGTTGTACATGACTTGAATCATGCTTCCCGTTATGCACATCACATGATTGGTATCAAAAAAGGTAAAGCCATTGCTCATGGTTCACCTGTGGAAGTCATGAACTCGGATGTGCTTCGTGAAGTATTCAACATTGAAGCAGATATCGTGATTGATCCGCGTTCCGGTGTACCACTCTGCTTGCCCTACGCACTTGCAGGCGAACGCCAGCAACCGAAGCAGCCGGAGCAGATGGTCATGAACAGTGCAATGGTTCATGCTGGAGGACGGACAGAACAGCGCGTTCAAGCGACAGGAAGTTAA
- a CDS encoding beta-mannanase — MRFTDADPSTPLIRKLTLAVDEGRCTLRWLWPERVEAVYVERLELDMMSTDRIGEEPAQGKLKLYTREEYKASNGYTDRITGFGAIKYTVYVCQMQEDGPVLIRQRDEDNMVIASAGKADIRFSIRYKSGFFQKRKSVLITVTAEVPVPKEALCYVRKQGGVPLNKEDGTVYPFVSDFAPGRNEMPPVEVAKDDYVRLFFTDGPKYGAAYRLISD, encoded by the coding sequence ATGCGGTTTACGGATGCAGACCCTTCGACACCCTTGATTCGAAAACTTACACTTGCGGTGGATGAAGGACGGTGTACACTTCGCTGGCTCTGGCCGGAACGGGTAGAAGCTGTCTATGTAGAACGGCTGGAGCTGGATATGATGAGCACTGATCGTATCGGGGAAGAGCCTGCACAGGGCAAGCTGAAGCTTTACACGAGAGAGGAATATAAGGCGAGCAATGGTTATACGGATCGGATCACAGGTTTCGGTGCCATCAAGTACACGGTGTATGTGTGTCAGATGCAGGAAGACGGGCCTGTGCTGATCCGTCAACGAGACGAGGACAACATGGTGATTGCAAGCGCAGGGAAGGCGGATATCCGCTTTTCCATTCGCTACAAGAGCGGTTTTTTTCAGAAGCGAAAAAGTGTATTGATCACCGTCACAGCGGAAGTACCTGTTCCAAAGGAAGCCCTCTGTTATGTTCGCAAGCAGGGAGGAGTTCCGCTGAATAAGGAAGATGGTACGGTGTATCCTTTTGTGAGTGATTTTGCTCCCGGAAGAAATGAGATGCCGCCCGTTGAAGTCGCCAAGGATGATTATGTGAGATTATTCTTCACGGACGGACCGAAATATGGAGCCGCCTATCGGCTTATATCAGACTAG
- a CDS encoding glutathione peroxidase encodes MSVYSYQAVTTANQEVSLDLYQGKVLVIANTASKCGLTPQYGELQKLYDRYRDQGLVVLGFPCNQFGGQEPGTSEEAESFCQINYGVNFPVFAKVDVNGEDTQPLFQYLKEQQPGAGETSDIQWNFTKFLVNREGEVVGRVEPKESPETMIADIEKLLG; translated from the coding sequence ATGTCCGTATATTCATATCAAGCGGTAACCACCGCGAATCAAGAAGTCTCACTGGATCTGTATCAAGGTAAGGTATTGGTCATTGCCAATACAGCTAGCAAGTGTGGACTGACCCCGCAATACGGTGAATTGCAAAAACTCTATGATCGTTATCGCGATCAGGGTCTCGTTGTACTGGGGTTCCCTTGTAACCAGTTTGGAGGGCAGGAGCCAGGTACAAGTGAGGAAGCTGAGTCATTTTGCCAGATTAACTATGGTGTGAATTTCCCGGTGTTTGCCAAGGTAGATGTGAATGGTGAGGATACACAACCCCTGTTCCAATACCTGAAGGAGCAACAACCTGGCGCAGGTGAAACAAGCGACATCCAATGGAACTTTACCAAGTTCCTTGTTAACCGTGAAGGTGAAGTGGTCGGTCGTGTTGAACCAAAAGAATCTCCTGAGACAATGATCGCAGATATTGAGAAATTGCTCGGTTAA
- a CDS encoding transcription initiation factor TFIID, whose amino-acid sequence MEFNSNNTLKRDLEKYAAQYAIEQERQGSLGDGRSSIHYPALFLFVGDLVAPAVSAVQEINRLKWDNGDGVVYIQIGTEDQEAGPGETRNGGSSDDGQVTRHRLPLSAGQTERPSKTRRKDVHHSFHESDQALFDLNRTLRRVSNRIAEYGRLYSSFDRIYVTVVTRADDPLNVLLPELTKLTETILSQAFKSVQTDLHVLVSEMEQVDSFGYASAAGLAFLRELDYMQSLDYTFSGNLLVTEDGISIPVTHPASPLYDLVYLLSDKNERGTGVPGGWIENAEIICRICLLKNRKQDATHSGTVSSTGANTYNNTSFKNNIRTTSDQHGYASAGFAEIRRPNKPIALAVLYHMYRYLLARMRQEPDWSIKDKLAFFGLDAASVERKVEGLLPNEDLVSGMSGIMTHNVSFSDLKPLSLREAERALFGQGAEAYFRDNVVRLVEERVRERSSGGSLRRQAEQSRAEHSEVGYFQWAAWSDSEPGSVREALLGLIRDKSMQLESARALLEQRQQERVEDQSFKRALFRDKQNVRNLIDCMLERVYVPKVELLRLENELHLLRNYDTEMEELHRFSRHVTAALEALERTLRETAAQSIAAADEYIGQNVMEYYGKVTEELIIDLEAKRGRDVWFEDRYMGDMNRLATEGDERLLKRMMEVCHSLLLTAEPLQLPFEEELLQRANVTIAYGDKDVLTRDDLFRRLYHTLEDQAVVRVRVFDYTQEHRYEEKYFFGDHHSAFMDYAAHAEETSRIYKLGVVYEERSSGVEKLNLMGGFHLEDLMVYRNGKVYYDSYTENGYELHPAGLAEKLSPIR is encoded by the coding sequence ATGGAGTTCAATTCGAACAATACCCTGAAGCGTGATCTGGAGAAGTATGCAGCACAGTACGCAATAGAGCAGGAGCGTCAAGGCAGCCTGGGTGATGGACGCAGCAGTATCCATTACCCGGCTTTGTTCCTTTTCGTGGGTGATCTGGTTGCACCCGCCGTGTCTGCCGTGCAGGAGATCAATCGGCTGAAATGGGATAACGGAGACGGTGTGGTCTACATCCAGATTGGGACTGAAGATCAGGAAGCGGGTCCAGGTGAAACGAGGAATGGTGGCTCTTCCGATGATGGCCAGGTGACTCGTCACCGCTTGCCACTGTCCGCTGGGCAGACGGAGCGACCGTCGAAAACGCGGCGTAAGGATGTACATCACAGTTTCCACGAATCGGATCAGGCGCTCTTTGACCTGAATCGTACGCTTCGGCGGGTCAGTAACCGAATTGCCGAATATGGACGGCTGTACTCGTCATTTGATCGGATTTACGTTACGGTGGTAACCAGAGCGGATGATCCGTTGAATGTATTGTTGCCAGAGCTTACCAAGCTGACGGAGACCATTTTGTCTCAAGCCTTCAAGTCGGTGCAGACGGATCTGCATGTACTGGTCAGCGAGATGGAACAGGTGGATTCCTTCGGATATGCCAGCGCGGCAGGCCTAGCTTTTCTAAGGGAGCTGGATTATATGCAGTCGCTGGACTACACGTTCAGCGGTAATCTGCTGGTGACGGAGGATGGGATCTCCATTCCCGTTACACATCCCGCGTCCCCGTTGTATGATCTTGTATATCTGTTGTCCGACAAAAATGAGCGTGGAACCGGCGTTCCCGGTGGCTGGATCGAAAATGCCGAGATTATCTGCCGGATCTGCCTGTTGAAGAACAGGAAGCAGGATGCAACTCACTCGGGTACCGTTTCAAGCACGGGAGCGAACACGTATAACAATACATCCTTCAAAAACAATATTCGGACCACTTCTGATCAGCATGGTTATGCAAGTGCGGGTTTTGCCGAGATCAGGCGGCCAAACAAGCCGATAGCACTAGCGGTGTTATATCACATGTATCGGTATCTGCTCGCACGCATGCGGCAGGAGCCGGATTGGAGCATCAAGGACAAGCTCGCTTTCTTCGGATTGGATGCGGCCTCGGTGGAACGCAAAGTCGAAGGTCTGCTGCCCAATGAAGATCTGGTTAGTGGCATGAGCGGCATCATGACGCATAACGTTAGTTTCTCTGATCTGAAGCCTCTCTCCCTTCGTGAAGCGGAGAGAGCGTTGTTTGGACAAGGAGCTGAAGCGTACTTCCGCGATAACGTTGTCCGTCTTGTCGAAGAGCGTGTGCGTGAGCGCAGTTCTGGCGGCTCTCTGCGCCGTCAGGCCGAACAATCCCGCGCGGAGCATTCAGAGGTTGGTTACTTCCAGTGGGCGGCCTGGAGTGACAGTGAGCCTGGCAGTGTACGTGAAGCGCTGCTCGGACTGATTCGGGACAAATCGATGCAGCTTGAATCGGCACGTGCTCTGCTGGAGCAACGTCAGCAAGAGCGGGTGGAAGATCAGTCGTTCAAACGAGCGTTGTTCCGTGATAAACAGAATGTACGCAATCTGATTGACTGCATGCTGGAGCGAGTGTATGTACCGAAGGTAGAATTACTGCGACTGGAAAATGAATTACATCTGCTGCGCAACTACGATACGGAGATGGAAGAACTTCATCGTTTCAGTCGCCACGTCACAGCAGCACTTGAAGCGCTGGAACGCACACTGCGAGAGACAGCTGCCCAAAGTATCGCTGCTGCGGATGAATACATCGGTCAGAACGTGATGGAATACTACGGCAAAGTGACGGAAGAGCTAATCATCGACCTGGAAGCCAAGCGCGGACGGGATGTATGGTTTGAGGACCGTTACATGGGAGACATGAACCGGCTTGCCACAGAAGGCGATGAACGTCTGCTGAAACGTATGATGGAGGTATGTCACTCGTTGCTGCTTACGGCCGAGCCGTTGCAATTGCCATTTGAAGAAGAGCTGTTGCAGCGCGCCAATGTAACAATTGCCTACGGAGACAAAGACGTATTGACCCGGGATGACCTATTCCGCAGGTTGTACCACACGTTGGAGGATCAGGCGGTCGTTCGGGTACGGGTATTCGATTATACGCAGGAACATCGGTATGAAGAGAAGTATTTCTTTGGTGACCACCATAGTGCTTTCATGGACTACGCGGCGCACGCCGAAGAGACGTCACGCATCTATAAGCTGGGTGTTGTGTACGAAGAACGCAGCAGTGGTGTGGAGAAGCTGAATCTGATGGGCGGTTTCCATCTGGAGGATCTCATGGTGTATCGGAACGGCAAGGTATATTATGACTCGTACACGGAGAATGGTTATGAACTTCACCCCGCAGGTCTAGCGGAGAAGTTGTCACCCATCCGTTAA
- a CDS encoding VWA domain-containing protein, with the protein MLRTRKIRWLSGTMVLLAILTLLLPQALLPHAAAAQAQTSGIDAVLVADVSNSMNTSDRDKISNEAMKMFIDMLPVQGDKVGIVAYTDQVEREKAMLTIQSDADKSSLKDFIDQLGRGPYTDVSVGVAEAVNILNHGADPSHSPMIVLLADGNNDFNKTKGRTQAQSDADLAKSVKEAQDQGIPVYTIGLNADGKLNKDALADLAKQTGGKSFITDTPDDLPQILSEIFADHAKLNVVKLPSVTGNGSYQEVTVNVPNDSVLEANISIMSSKPVEVQLTDPSGQAVDLNSDAAKLSTSKSYSLVKLLKPQEGDWKLRVKGAPKDSIDINLLFNYDLQLVVDPIKTKSYTKGDKVDLAAKLENGGQPLQDNDLYADMKATLVVKDVDTGKSEQQPLENTGSGFAGTFEVPDNHNFELVIRAEEDSFYRESAPITINAGGATGSGAQPTTPGGEQDKPFPWLPVILGVVALIVVGVGAWFLMGWLKRKNRGFVGQMIVEIRDENTGDKSYPQYKKLVSFRGRFHLHQLLQLDPELKETEKYVFTPSNGDRIIIRNTAGGTLEKSGRAVDASSGVELKNGDRLSIPLQQADKTILIEYLV; encoded by the coding sequence ATGCTGCGGACACGCAAAATACGCTGGCTCAGCGGAACGATGGTTCTGCTGGCTATTCTAACGCTACTGCTACCTCAGGCGTTGCTGCCACACGCTGCAGCGGCTCAGGCACAGACAAGCGGAATCGATGCGGTACTTGTAGCCGATGTAAGTAACTCGATGAATACAAGTGATCGTGACAAGATCAGTAATGAAGCCATGAAAATGTTTATTGATATGCTGCCCGTCCAGGGGGACAAGGTAGGGATTGTCGCTTATACCGATCAGGTGGAGCGGGAAAAGGCAATGCTTACGATTCAGTCCGATGCGGACAAGAGCAGCCTGAAGGACTTTATTGATCAGCTCGGCCGGGGGCCATATACCGATGTCTCCGTTGGTGTCGCCGAAGCCGTCAACATTCTGAATCATGGTGCAGACCCGTCTCACTCGCCAATGATCGTGCTGCTGGCGGATGGCAACAATGACTTTAACAAAACCAAAGGCCGTACACAGGCACAATCCGACGCTGATCTGGCGAAATCCGTGAAGGAAGCACAGGATCAGGGTATCCCGGTATATACGATTGGACTGAACGCCGATGGCAAGCTGAACAAGGATGCACTCGCAGACCTCGCGAAGCAGACCGGAGGCAAGTCATTCATTACCGATACGCCGGATGATCTGCCACAGATTCTGAGTGAGATCTTCGCCGATCATGCCAAACTCAATGTGGTGAAGCTGCCCTCTGTAACGGGAAACGGCAGTTATCAGGAAGTTACCGTGAACGTGCCAAACGACAGTGTACTGGAAGCGAACATCTCGATTATGTCTTCGAAGCCGGTGGAAGTGCAATTGACGGACCCTTCCGGACAAGCTGTGGATCTGAACTCGGATGCAGCCAAGCTCTCGACATCGAAGAGTTATTCGCTCGTGAAGCTGTTGAAACCCCAAGAAGGAGACTGGAAACTTCGGGTAAAAGGGGCTCCGAAAGACAGCATCGATATCAACCTGTTGTTCAACTATGATCTTCAGCTCGTTGTGGACCCAATTAAGACCAAGTCCTATACCAAAGGGGACAAGGTTGATCTTGCTGCCAAACTGGAGAATGGCGGTCAGCCACTTCAGGATAATGATCTGTATGCAGATATGAAGGCCACGCTGGTTGTGAAAGATGTGGATACAGGCAAAAGTGAACAACAACCGCTGGAAAACACAGGTTCTGGTTTTGCCGGAACGTTTGAAGTACCGGACAATCATAACTTTGAATTGGTCATCCGTGCGGAAGAAGACAGCTTCTACCGTGAAAGTGCGCCAATCACGATTAACGCAGGCGGAGCAACCGGAAGCGGTGCTCAACCGACCACGCCAGGCGGTGAACAGGACAAGCCGTTCCCATGGTTACCTGTCATTCTGGGTGTTGTAGCCCTGATTGTAGTCGGTGTTGGTGCCTGGTTCCTGATGGGTTGGCTGAAACGCAAAAACCGGGGCTTTGTCGGTCAGATGATCGTTGAGATTCGTGATGAGAACACGGGCGACAAGTCATATCCACAATATAAAAAGCTGGTATCCTTCCGGGGCCGGTTCCATCTGCATCAATTGTTGCAACTGGACCCTGAGCTGAAGGAAACCGAAAAATATGTATTTACGCCCAGCAATGGGGATCGAATTATAATCCGTAACACCGCAGGCGGTACGTTGGAGAAATCCGGTCGTGCAGTCGATGCAAGCTCAGGCGTTGAACTGAAGAACGGTGACCGACTGAGCATCCCGCTGCAACAGGCGGACAAGACCATTTTAATTGAGTATCTGGTGTAA
- a CDS encoding VWA domain-containing protein translates to MQRKINLLLVLFSLIGGAVGFAAGEIMLRQWLGEMPRLLLMGLYFGVLALSVGLFCLIAEMISPKLNGASWKLRYLGLSWKLLVPATLALLFVVGLALQLLYQINPGGVKQVKDIVLMIDNSGSMSETDPDNGRFEAAKTLISQMESDKQVAVITFDDQPQLLQPFIALDSEAAKNEVYSKIDGIVTTSGGTNFDAVLREGMEQIQGKQDPKRGTVVILLSDGFSEADTADILSQYTSEQISINTVGLSLVDPSGTDLLRNIAQQTGGMYYDVPDSGGLNLAFQQIYDTIDERTLVTERTGMMEHSVYLAIFRVAAVLLIGVALGVSLGLVFDNRHLALSFGIGGAVSGLLAGLLLEWGLDGSNVGDTFVRLGAMLILSGVLTLFSWIVPIKENTPRKSRGRREAGGGTSSAEGFGQRPRDTRSKGF, encoded by the coding sequence ATGCAGCGAAAAATCAATCTTCTCCTGGTCCTGTTCAGCCTGATTGGCGGGGCAGTGGGCTTTGCGGCAGGGGAAATCATGCTGCGTCAATGGCTTGGGGAGATGCCACGTCTGTTGCTAATGGGATTATACTTTGGCGTACTGGCGCTGAGTGTGGGGTTGTTCTGCTTGATCGCAGAGATGATCTCACCCAAGCTGAATGGCGCTTCATGGAAGCTCCGGTATCTGGGACTGTCGTGGAAACTGCTTGTTCCGGCAACACTCGCTCTGTTGTTTGTTGTTGGACTCGCCCTGCAATTGTTGTATCAGATCAATCCGGGCGGTGTGAAGCAAGTGAAAGACATCGTACTAATGATCGACAACTCGGGCAGCATGAGCGAGACAGATCCGGATAATGGACGCTTTGAAGCCGCCAAGACACTGATTAGCCAAATGGAGAGTGACAAACAGGTGGCTGTCATTACGTTTGATGACCAGCCGCAGTTGTTGCAACCGTTTATTGCGCTGGATAGTGAAGCGGCCAAGAATGAGGTTTATAGCAAAATCGATGGCATTGTCACAACTTCGGGCGGCACCAATTTTGATGCCGTGTTGCGGGAAGGCATGGAACAGATTCAGGGCAAACAGGACCCGAAACGCGGTACTGTCGTCATCTTGTTATCCGACGGCTTCAGTGAAGCGGATACGGCAGATATTTTGTCCCAATATACCAGTGAACAGATTTCCATTAATACAGTCGGTCTAAGCCTGGTGGACCCATCGGGTACGGATCTGCTGCGTAATATTGCTCAGCAAACGGGCGGCATGTACTATGATGTACCGGATTCCGGTGGTCTGAATCTGGCATTCCAGCAGATCTACGATACGATTGATGAGCGGACGCTGGTGACGGAACGTACAGGTATGATGGAACATAGCGTTTATCTGGCGATTTTCCGTGTGGCAGCCGTATTGCTGATTGGAGTAGCACTGGGTGTATCACTCGGACTCGTATTCGATAATCGTCATCTCGCGCTCAGCTTTGGTATTGGTGGAGCGGTGTCGGGTCTTCTGGCAGGGCTTCTGCTGGAATGGGGCCTCGACGGTTCGAACGTGGGTGATACCTTCGTACGACTTGGTGCAATGCTTATCTTGTCAGGCGTATTGACCCTGTTCTCCTGGATTGTTCCAATCAAGGAAAACACGCCACGGAAGAGCCGAGGTCGTCGTGAAGCTGGCGGCGGAACTTCTTCAGCTGAAGGATTCGGTCAGAGACCAAGAGATACACGCAGCAAAGGATTCTAA